A region from the Helcococcus ovis genome encodes:
- a CDS encoding kinase/pyrophosphorylase encodes MQNEKVWILSDKNSKTLTHILVRNYFMQELQIDIKIYDDLNELGQLHNFNIYEDDQIVYYAFENKIMSEFIKDKCKQLNIKYFDVYAVVYNFLGSIFSKISKGGNIPSILEQSLRNNHVDFALLNDDGINPQSIYESDIVIIGVSRTSKTPLSIYMSNLGYKVTNIPLVPEIDLPDELFKIEPNKIIALTMDPSRLIEIRKERIKSLGIPVDSGYATLERVNIELDYSQKVIQKLNCQSIDVTHISIEETSERIKKLIDIRREQQK; translated from the coding sequence ATGCAGAATGAAAAGGTTTGGATATTATCAGACAAAAATTCAAAGACATTAACTCATATATTAGTTAGAAATTATTTTATGCAAGAATTACAAATTGACATAAAAATATATGATGACTTAAATGAATTAGGCCAACTTCATAATTTTAATATTTATGAGGATGACCAAATCGTTTATTATGCATTTGAAAACAAAATAATGTCTGAGTTTATCAAAGACAAATGTAAACAATTAAATATTAAATACTTTGATGTATATGCAGTTGTATACAACTTCCTGGGTAGTATTTTTTCTAAAATTTCTAAAGGCGGAAATATCCCATCAATCTTAGAGCAAAGTTTGAGAAACAATCATGTTGACTTCGCTTTATTAAATGATGATGGTATAAATCCTCAGTCTATTTATGAATCTGATATTGTGATAATAGGAGTTTCAAGGACATCTAAAACTCCCCTATCCATATATATGTCTAATTTAGGATATAAAGTAACTAACATTCCATTGGTTCCGGAAATAGATTTACCTGATGAACTATTTAAAATTGAACCAAATAAAATCATCGCATTGACTATGGACCCTAGCAGATTGATTGAAATAAGAAAAGAAAGAATCAAATCTTTAGGTATTCCGGTCGATTCAGGATATGCTACTCTGGAAAGAGTAAATATAGAACTTGATTATTCTCAAAAAGTAATCCAAAAATTAAATTGCCAGTCCATTGATGTCACTCATATCTCAATAGAAGAGACATCAGAAAGAATAAAAAAACTTATTGATATACGAAGGGAGCAACAAAAATGA
- the ppdK gene encoding pyruvate, phosphate dikinase has protein sequence MKYVYSFDEGKKEMRSLLGGKGANLAEMTRLGINVPFGFTVTTEACTRYYQENKTLWEDLVKEIEKNVRKTEEKLGKKFGDNENPLLFSVRSGAVISMPGMMDTVLNLGLNDISVEGLAKHTENPRFAYDSYRRFIQMFSDVSKGINKELFEEVLEDEKEKAGVELDKDLSAESLKEVVRRYKEIYKKEMGEEFPQQPERQLLDAVAAVFASWNNERAILYRKLNSIPHDLGTAVNVQSMVFGNGGDTSGTGVAFTRNPATGEKALFGEYLMNAQGEDVVAGIRTPSHISELETQMPEVYRQFFETGQILEKHYRDMQDLEFTIENGKLFILQTRNGKRTAEAAINIAVDLVEEGLRTKDEALMMIEPNQLDQLLHPTFDKKAMDKAPVLTKGLAASPGAASGYISFSATDAMLRNAKKESVILVRTETSPEDLQGMDSAKGILTSRGGMTSHAAVVARGMGKCCIAGAHEVKVNEKEKTVTIGDKVLGEGDIISLDGSTGIVYEGKLETKDPELSGKFAKFMGWADEVRRLQVRANADTPHDVKQALDLGAEGVGLCRTEHMFFAEDRINAVREMILSKTLEQRKKALAKIEPIQEEDFYQIYKVADGRSVTIRLLDPPLHEFVPHTDEDIAIVAKELGVTILEQKKAIDDLHEVNPMLGHRGLRLAITFPEIYQMQARAIIRAALRLHDEGVNLIPEIMIPLAGDAKELSVVADSIKDEVEKIFAEKGKTIEYHVGTMIEIPRATLLADEIANVAEFFSFGTNDLTQMTYGFSRDDAGKFLSQYLDDGIFEKDPFQVVDQKGVGKLMKNAVKLGRQTRPGIKLGVCGEHGGEPSSVAFFDELGLDYVSCSPFRVPISRLAAAQKTLKDKQLKMTRIMDAF, from the coding sequence ATGAAATATGTATACAGTTTCGATGAAGGTAAAAAAGAAATGAGAAGCCTTCTAGGCGGTAAAGGTGCAAACTTAGCAGAAATGACAAGACTTGGTATAAATGTACCATTTGGTTTCACAGTTACTACTGAAGCATGTACAAGATACTATCAAGAAAATAAGACATTATGGGAAGATCTTGTAAAGGAAATCGAAAAAAATGTTAGAAAAACAGAAGAAAAATTAGGCAAAAAATTTGGAGATAATGAAAATCCATTATTATTCTCAGTTAGATCCGGTGCTGTAATATCAATGCCTGGTATGATGGATACAGTTTTAAATTTAGGATTAAATGACATCTCAGTAGAAGGATTAGCAAAACATACTGAAAATCCTAGATTTGCATATGACTCATATAGAAGATTTATTCAAATGTTCTCAGATGTTTCAAAAGGAATCAATAAAGAATTATTTGAAGAAGTTTTAGAAGATGAAAAAGAAAAAGCCGGAGTAGAATTAGATAAAGATCTTTCAGCTGAAAGCTTAAAAGAAGTTGTAAGAAGATATAAAGAAATTTATAAAAAAGAAATGGGAGAAGAATTCCCACAACAACCTGAAAGACAATTACTTGATGCCGTAGCAGCAGTATTTGCATCATGGAATAATGAAAGAGCCATCCTATATAGAAAATTAAATAGTATTCCTCATGATTTAGGTACGGCTGTAAACGTACAATCAATGGTATTTGGTAATGGTGGCGATACATCAGGTACAGGGGTTGCATTTACAAGAAATCCTGCAACAGGTGAAAAGGCACTATTTGGTGAATACTTAATGAACGCACAAGGTGAAGACGTTGTTGCAGGTATAAGAACACCAAGCCATATCTCTGAATTGGAAACTCAAATGCCTGAAGTATATAGACAATTCTTTGAAACAGGTCAAATCTTAGAAAAACACTATAGAGATATGCAAGACTTAGAGTTTACTATTGAAAATGGTAAATTGTTCATATTACAAACAAGAAATGGTAAGAGAACTGCTGAAGCAGCTATAAACATTGCAGTAGATTTAGTTGAAGAAGGTTTAAGAACAAAAGATGAAGCATTGATGATGATTGAACCAAATCAATTAGATCAATTGCTACACCCTACTTTTGACAAAAAAGCTATGGATAAAGCTCCAGTATTAACAAAAGGTTTAGCAGCATCACCGGGTGCAGCATCAGGTTACATTTCATTTAGTGCAACAGATGCTATGCTAAGAAATGCTAAAAAAGAATCTGTAATTTTAGTTAGAACAGAAACATCACCAGAAGATTTACAAGGTATGGATTCTGCAAAAGGTATTTTAACATCTCGTGGTGGTATGACGTCTCACGCAGCTGTAGTTGCTCGTGGTATGGGTAAATGCTGTATCGCAGGTGCACATGAAGTAAAAGTAAACGAAAAAGAAAAAACAGTTACAATTGGAGATAAAGTTCTTGGAGAAGGAGATATTATCTCACTAGACGGTTCAACAGGTATAGTTTATGAAGGAAAATTAGAAACAAAAGATCCTGAATTGTCAGGAAAATTTGCTAAATTTATGGGTTGGGCTGACGAAGTAAGAAGATTACAAGTTAGAGCAAATGCTGACACTCCTCATGATGTAAAACAAGCTTTAGATTTAGGAGCAGAGGGTGTAGGTTTATGTCGTACAGAGCATATGTTCTTCGCAGAAGATAGAATTAATGCCGTACGTGAAATGATTCTTTCAAAAACATTAGAACAAAGAAAGAAAGCATTAGCTAAAATTGAACCAATCCAAGAAGAAGACTTCTATCAAATCTACAAAGTGGCAGACGGTAGATCAGTTACAATTCGTCTATTAGATCCACCTCTACACGAATTTGTTCCTCATACAGATGAAGATATTGCCATAGTTGCTAAAGAACTAGGTGTAACAATTTTAGAACAAAAGAAAGCTATTGATGATTTACATGAAGTAAACCCAATGTTAGGTCACAGAGGTTTAAGATTAGCTATTACATTCCCTGAAATCTACCAAATGCAAGCAAGAGCAATTATAAGGGCTGCTTTAAGATTGCATGATGAAGGGGTAAATTTAATTCCCGAAATAATGATTCCTCTAGCAGGGGATGCAAAAGAATTATCAGTTGTAGCTGATTCTATTAAAGATGAAGTCGAAAAGATTTTTGCTGAAAAAGGCAAAACAATTGAATACCATGTTGGTACAATGATTGAAATTCCAAGAGCTACATTATTAGCTGATGAAATTGCAAACGTAGCAGAATTCTTCTCATTTGGTACAAACGACTTAACACAAATGACATATGGATTCTCAAGAGATGATGCCGGAAAATTCTTATCACAATACTTAGATGATGGTATTTTTGAAAAAGATCCATTCCAAGTAGTTGACCAAAAAGGTGTTGGTAAATTAATGAAGAATGCAGTAAAATTAGGAAGACAAACAAGACCGGGAATCAAACTTGGTGTTTGTGGTGAACATGGTGGTGAACCATCATCCGTA